In Streptomyces sp. P3, one DNA window encodes the following:
- a CDS encoding ABC transporter ATP-binding protein, giving the protein MAVSVTLRGVSRRYPGLTALDEIDLEVAAGEVVMLTGPSGAGKSTVLHVTGGMDQPDEGHVEIDGTQLIPRDLDRHRRRVGFVFQRFHLLPALTALDNVLAPVLPRRVDFDRRARGMELLEAVGLDQRADALPSQLSGGQQQRVAVARALINRPGLLLADEPTGNLDSVIGREIIDLLMSLRERYGMTMLIATHDAEVAAGGDRVVRLQDGRITSDQRITPSGDVLHRLGGLRP; this is encoded by the coding sequence ATGGCTGTGAGCGTGACGTTGCGCGGGGTGAGCCGCCGGTATCCCGGCCTGACCGCTCTGGACGAGATCGACCTGGAGGTCGCGGCCGGGGAGGTGGTGATGCTGACCGGGCCGTCCGGCGCGGGCAAATCCACCGTCCTGCATGTGACGGGCGGCATGGACCAGCCCGACGAGGGGCACGTCGAGATCGACGGCACACAACTGATACCTCGGGATCTGGACCGTCACCGGCGGCGTGTCGGTTTCGTCTTCCAGCGCTTCCACCTGCTGCCCGCGCTGACCGCGCTGGACAATGTGCTCGCCCCCGTCCTGCCGCGCAGAGTGGACTTCGACCGGCGTGCGCGCGGCATGGAGCTGCTCGAAGCCGTCGGCCTGGACCAGCGGGCCGATGCCCTGCCCTCGCAGTTGTCGGGCGGCCAACAGCAACGCGTCGCCGTCGCACGGGCGTTGATCAACCGGCCGGGACTGTTACTGGCCGACGAGCCCACGGGCAACCTGGACAGCGTCATCGGGCGGGAGATCATCGACCTGCTGATGTCGCTGCGCGAGCGCTACGGGATGACGATGCTGATCGCCACGCACGACGCTGAGGTCGCCGCGGGCGGCGACCGGGTGGTGCGGTTGCAGGACGGCAGGATCACCTCGGACCAGCGGATCACACCGTCCGGCGACGTGCTGCACCGGCTGGGGGGCCTGCGCCCGTGA
- a CDS encoding helix-turn-helix transcriptional regulator, which produces MPLHHAVLALLTRRPNHGYELKARFEEAVGPQWGGLNIGHLYQILERLVRDGFVSRSQVTQTDRPDKNLYTLTEAGEAELRSWATTAWVRVGGFRDELFLKLLGAVALGPQALATLIESQRQTYLSELAGLGRQRRAHADEPLVAVLIDAAIAHTKADLGLLDSAAQHLGPLATAQSAQAPERSPSRARDDADEAPRGRAG; this is translated from the coding sequence ATGCCGCTCCACCACGCCGTGCTCGCGCTGCTGACCCGGCGACCGAATCACGGATACGAACTCAAGGCCCGGTTCGAGGAGGCCGTCGGCCCGCAGTGGGGCGGCCTGAACATCGGTCACCTCTACCAGATCCTCGAACGGCTGGTCCGTGACGGCTTTGTCTCACGCTCGCAGGTCACGCAGACCGACCGGCCCGACAAGAACCTCTACACGCTCACCGAGGCGGGCGAGGCCGAGCTGCGCTCGTGGGCGACCACCGCCTGGGTGCGCGTCGGCGGCTTCCGCGACGAGCTGTTCCTGAAGCTCCTCGGCGCCGTCGCGCTGGGCCCGCAGGCCCTGGCCACACTGATCGAGTCGCAGCGGCAGACATACCTGTCCGAGCTTGCGGGCCTGGGGCGGCAGCGCCGCGCCCACGCCGACGAGCCGCTGGTCGCCGTCCTGATCGACGCCGCCATCGCGCACACCAAGGCCGACCTCGGACTGCTGGACAGCGCCGCACAGCATCTGGGCCCGCTCGCCACGGCACAGAGCGCGCAGGCGCCGGAGCGCTCGCCCTCACGGGCACGGGACGACGCCGACGAGGCTCCGAGGGGCAGGGCGGGATGA
- a CDS encoding TetR/AcrR family transcriptional regulator C-terminal domain-containing protein, with the protein MLTHLLGQAALRVEIACVGLYHGHLVPEDLPGLVDAGRGDAGEYAAPPPPGDPRFGLDHIGRDYACLVARPGTAALCRLIITELPQMPELADIVGTGFAIDRGPFFDRLRDYLDAEAHAGTLDFRSADGQPQSASVVAEQFLGMICSQLLWPQLVRTDFVPPSPTDPAIVDEAVALMLKRYSTGS; encoded by the coding sequence GTGCTCACCCACCTGCTTGGCCAGGCCGCGCTGCGTGTCGAGATCGCGTGCGTCGGCCTGTATCACGGGCACCTTGTCCCCGAGGATCTGCCGGGCCTTGTCGATGCTGGCCGGGGTGACGCCGGGGAGTACGCCGCACCGCCCCCGCCCGGTGATCCCCGGTTCGGTCTGGACCACATCGGCCGCGACTACGCCTGCCTGGTCGCCCGGCCCGGCACGGCGGCGCTGTGCCGGCTCATCATCACCGAACTTCCCCAGATGCCGGAACTCGCCGACATCGTCGGCACCGGCTTCGCCATCGACCGCGGACCCTTCTTCGACCGGCTCCGCGACTACCTGGACGCCGAAGCACACGCCGGCACACTCGACTTCCGTTCGGCCGACGGACAGCCACAGTCGGCATCCGTAGTGGCCGAGCAGTTCCTCGGCATGATCTGCAGCCAGTTGCTGTGGCCTCAACTCGTACGGACCGACTTCGTCCCGCCCAGCCCCACTGATCCCGCGATCGTGGACGAAGCCGTGGCCCTCATGCTCAAGCGCTACAGCACCGGATCCTGA